The Pseudanabaena sp. PCC 6802 genomic interval TAGCTTAGACATAGCTTCAGTTAATTGTGATGTTGATGACTTTACAAAAATCTTACAAAAATAATATACCCAAAAAAAAACCGACCCTATCATTCCTACCTGGAATATTTTCTTGGGACTGCGATCGCTTTTTTCTCCTAATCTGCCCTAATATTGCCGAATTCCTCCACATACATTGCAAACGCAGTATTTTACTACAGCAATAGTAAAGAAACAGGAAACTTTTGTAGATTTTATTTCTCCAGGCGCACGGCGTACCATTGCCACACGCCATCATCACCACAGTCAAGATCGCAGGCGGTTTTGACCAGTCGCTGCACCTGTTCTTCAATAGTAGGAATATTTTGTAAATCGTACGGTAAATTATCTTGCATTTTTGCTAGTAAGTTGGCGAGAATACTCTCCAGCTCAGGCAGGTTCGCAAACTGTTCGGTCATGCCAGGTGCAAGCACGACGTAATTATCTTCGTAATACATCATAGAATCTGGCATATTCTGTGACTCCTGAAATACCCTGTTGTTAACATCTTGCCATGATTAATGAACTTAGCAACGAACTCAACGATCGACTAAGCACAGTTACCAATGAACTTGCTAGCGAACCAATCAAGGAACTTAGCGATCCGTTTAACGACGATCCTGACAAACTTACCAATAAAGTCGCTAGCGAACCAGTTAACGAACCAGTTAGCGAACCAGTTAGCGAACCAGTTAGCGAACTAGTGAATCGACCAACTAATGAAAAACCCAATGAGCCAGGTGTAAATCCGCTTAAACAAAAGATCGAGGCGATTTTATATTTGAAAGGGCAGGCTATGAGCCTGGACAAAATTGCTGAGTATGCTGGCTGCGATCGCCCCACAGTAGAGGAAGGTTTGCTCGATCTGCTGGCTGACTACACTCACCGCGACAGTGCCCTCGAAATTGTGGAAACCAATGCGGGATTTGCCCTCCGGCTCAAGCCAGAGTTTACCGATCTAGTGCAAAAGATCGTTCCCGCCGATCTCGGACGCGGCGAACTGAAGACGCTCGCAGCGATCGCGCTTAAAAGTCCGATCGCTCAAGTAGATCTAGTAGACTTGCGCGGTTCTAGTGCTTATCAGCACATCCAGGAATTAGTGGCTCAAGGATTTGTGCGCAAGCGCAGGCAGTCCGACGGTCGCTCCTATTGGCTGAACGTAACCGATAAGTTTCACCAATATTTCGAGCTAAAAGATTTGTCGGAACTAATTTGATCGTGGATATATCAAATTAGTCTGTATCAAAATTTACATTACCTCTCATTATTTTTAATTTCCCCAGTCAGGAGATATCCCAGCTAGAATATCAAGCACGATTTATTCTATTTATACCTGCGGTTAACAATGGATATCAAAGCTTGGAGTATAGCCGTCACTAGTGCAACCATTGTCTGTGGCGCGATCGCTTACCTGGTTCTGGCACGACCGTTTTCCCCATCGCCAACCGACAATCCCCAACCCTTATCGACAGATTTCTCTAAAGATAAAGATATTGCCACAAGCAATCCACAGGTTGCGGGGAAAGTCGAGCGTTCCGCCCACCTCGAACGGGAAAAATTAGGGCGATCGCTATTTCAGTCCATGCTGAAGTGCGTTAGTGGCAAAGTCCCCCAAGCCTACAAACAGCCTCCTGAAGCTATTCAAGCTGCCTCCATGCATTGCTTTATGACTGTAGTCGTTCTAGATCCCAAGGGCAAAGTGCGCGCCGACGCAGAAGAGCGCCTCAATGCGGTCGTGAAGGCATCCGGCATAAAGGTCGAGCCACCAAAAAGCAATGGGCAAGCGTCAGTGCCATTGCAACAGTTACCCGGTAGTTCTGTATTTACAGTGCCAGTTGCGATCGCGGGAAAATCTCAGACCTTTCTTTTAGATACGGGGGCTTCTTCCTCGATCGTGGACACTGAAACGGCAAAGCAACTGGGGATTAAGGGGACAAAATTTCCCAACGAACTCATGAAGTATTTTGTAGTTGGGGATGACTGTTCCAATGTCAACGCATCTATGCATATCCTGCCAACGCTATCTGTAGATCGGGCAACGGTCGCTGGTCTATCTGGCATGGGACTATCCCGGACAGCTATCCCAGGTAATTTGGCGGGTGTATTGGGGATGGACTTCCTCAGCGGGTTCGACCTGGAACTCGATCCGAAACAGAAAACATTGAAGCTATTGCCCTCATCAGCATCGCGATCGCCAGGTAATAGTAATGTTATTCCTTTGACGGGCAAAATGGGGGTCATGACTGCCCAAGTGCGGA includes:
- the scpB gene encoding SMC-Scp complex subunit ScpB; this translates as MINELSNELNDRLSTVTNELASEPIKELSDPFNDDPDKLTNKVASEPVNEPVSEPVSEPVSELVNRPTNEKPNEPGVNPLKQKIEAILYLKGQAMSLDKIAEYAGCDRPTVEEGLLDLLADYTHRDSALEIVETNAGFALRLKPEFTDLVQKIVPADLGRGELKTLAAIALKSPIAQVDLVDLRGSSAYQHIQELVAQGFVRKRRQSDGRSYWLNVTDKFHQYFELKDLSELI
- a CDS encoding chlororespiratory reduction protein 7, which translates into the protein MPDSMMYYEDNYVVLAPGMTEQFANLPELESILANLLAKMQDNLPYDLQNIPTIEEQVQRLVKTACDLDCGDDGVWQWYAVRLEK
- a CDS encoding retropepsin-like aspartic protease, coding for MDIKAWSIAVTSATIVCGAIAYLVLARPFSPSPTDNPQPLSTDFSKDKDIATSNPQVAGKVERSAHLEREKLGRSLFQSMLKCVSGKVPQAYKQPPEAIQAASMHCFMTVVVLDPKGKVRADAEERLNAVVKASGIKVEPPKSNGQASVPLQQLPGSSVFTVPVAIAGKSQTFLLDTGASSSIVDTETAKQLGIKGTKFPNELMKYFVVGDDCSNVNASMHILPTLSVDRATVAGLSGMGLSRTAIPGNLAGVLGMDFLSGFDLELDPKQKTLKLLPSSASRSPGNSNVIPLTGKMGVMTAQVRIDERGPFTFALDTGADVMVVSQRTARKLGLGLDNAEEIDVQGFCGREKGKKSRFQSFEMGGQKVGQIDVIILNNDLLDLLGVEGIVGQSFLNRYQQYWEFGDRGVLGFPAQGSLVLTKLP